The DNA region AAGGCTCACCAAACCGCAAAAGATGCCCAATAACAAGCAGGCAGGCACGCGGTCGAGCGCCCACGGATTGGTAAGCGTAAAATCGAAAAGGCTCTTGGAGCCCATCAGGATGTAGGTAAAGCAAGTAGCTGTTACACAACTGATAAGGATAGGCAGCAAGGAAGCCATGCTCAAGTCTACCATCAGCACCTCAAGCGTAAACACGAGTCCGGCAATAGGCGCCTTAAAGATTCCAGCAATGGCTGCAGAGGCGCCACAGCCCACCAGCAGAATCATGGTTTTCTTGTCCATGCGGAAGATTTGTCCCAGGTTTGAGCCGATGGCCGAACCCGTGAGCACAATAGGAGCCTCGGCTCCCACGGAACCACCGAAACCGATGGTGATACCTGATGCCACCACCGATGACCAGCAGTTGTGGGCCTTGAGCTTGGAATTTTTGGTAGAGATGGCGTAAAGCACACGGGTGATACCGTGGGAAATATTATCTCTGACCACATATTTAATAAAGAGCATGGTGAGGTAAATGCCCACAATCGGGAAGAGCAGGAAGAGCAGGTTATAGGTGCCCTTGTTAAATCCCGAAGTGAGCAGCAACTGTATTTCGTGCACAATGCCGTGCAGGAAATATCCTGCCACCGACGCCAGAAGGCCGATGATAAAAGCCAGGATAAGGGTCATCTGGCGGTCAGAAATATGTTTTTTCTGCCAATCCACCATCTTACTGACCCATCCCTCTTTCTGCCCGTTGTAATCTAGAATTTCTTCATCCATCTTTTTTACATTGATTTAGAATTCCGATGTGAAATGGAACTTGATGTGTTCAAAATCCTGCTGCGCCATGCTCAACACGTAGCCCGAATCGGCAAGAAAGACATCGCGCCCCTCAATATCCTTGGCCATGTACTGGTACTTGCGCTTCTTGAAGTTCTCGAGTTCCTTCTCGTCATCTGCCTCTATCCAGCAAGCCTTGTGAAGATGCACGGGCTCCCAGCGGCACTTGGCGTTGTACTCGTTCTCCAGGCGGTACTGGATAACCTCGAACTGCAGCTGACCAACCGTGCCCACGATGCGGCGGCCGTTGAACTGGTTGACGAAGAGCTGCGCCACACCCTCGTTCATGAGCTGCTCCAATCCCTTCTGGAACTGCTTGTTCTTCATCGGGTCATCATTCTCGATGTACTTGAAAAGGAGTGGAGAGAAGCTTGGCAAACCGCGAAAATGCATCTTCTCTCCCTCCGTCAACGTATCTCCTATCTTGAAAATACCGTTGTCTGGCAAACCTACAATGTCACCCGGATAAGCCTCGTCAATGGTACTCTTGCGCTGTGCCATGAACTGGGTAGGCGAAGAGAAACGCACGTTCTTATCCAAGCGCACGTGGTAATATGGCTGATTTCTCACAAATTTGCCCGAGCATATCTTACAGAAAGCGATGCAGGAGCGGTGGTTTGGATCAATATTGGCTGTAATTTTGAAGATGAAACCACTGAACTTAGGTTCTTCAGGCTTCACCAGTCGCTCATCTGCCTGGGTGGGTCTAGGAGATGGAGCAATATGAACAAAACAGTCGAGGAGTTCCTGAACACCAAAATTGTTCAGTGCCGAACCGAAGAACACAGGTGCTACTTCGGCCGAACGGTAGGTTTCTTCCTCAAACTTAGGGTAAACACCATCTACCAGTTCCAGTTCCTCACGCAGTTGTGCAGCCTCACGTTCACCAACCCGCTCGTCGAGTTCTGAACTTTGGATGTCTACCTCTACCTTCTCGGTAACTCGCTGTTTGTTAGGGGTAAAGAGGTTCAGCTGATGCTCGTAGATGTTGTAAACACCCTTGAAACGGGCGCCCTGACCGATAGGCCAACTCAGCGGGCGAACCTTGATTTTGAGCTCTTCTTCCAACTCGTCAAGCACATCAAACGGGTCGCGTCCCTCACGGTCCATCTTGTTGATGAAGATGATTACCGGGGTATTTCTCATGCGGCACACCTCCATGAGTTTACGGGTCTGTGCCTCCACACCCTTGGCAGAGTCAACCACGATGATGGCTGAATCTACGGCTGTAAGTGTGCGGTAGGTATCCTCGCAGAAGTCCTGGTGACCTGGAGTATCCAGGATATTCACCTTATAAGGTTCTCCCTCCTGTCCGGCAGGGAGATAATCAAATTCCATTACAGATGTAGATACCGAGATACCACGCTGTTTCTCAATATCCATCCAGTCAGAAGTCGCAGTTTTGCGAATCTTGTTATTCTTTACAGCACCTGCCACCTGAATCTGTCCACCGAAAAGCAGAAACTTCTCGGTCAATGTTGTCTTACCAGCATCCGGGTGAGAGATAATGGCAAATGTTCTTCTTCTTTCTATTTCGTTCATCCTGTTGTAAATATATAATAATGTATATTCTTAAAAAGTAATCACTAATAACTAATCCCTACATGTCGTCATCATCAAACTTGAGTCCCTCGGTTCGGTCTTTGATGTAATAATCGCTGAGCAGACCTATGAAAACGGTTATCTCCTTGATGGCCCTTTCGGTTTCGGGCGTAATTTCCTTCTTCTGCAGGCGCAGCATCATCACACCATAGAGAGCATCGAGGCAGGTTTCAATCTCGTTGAGATCCTTGTCGCCCCGCTGGCGCAGCTCTACGATGAAAGGCAGCACCTTGTAATATTCGGCATTGTAGATAGGAAACTTGGTGCTCTGCAGCAGCATGCCGTGCAGATCAATGACGTCCTTCAGTATCACCTTATTAATATTAAGGTGTCCTCCCTCGCGCTTTCCCTCCTCGTTCATCATGCGAATCAGGTTGCCAAACCAGTCGAGTTCTTCCTC from Segatella copri includes:
- a CDS encoding DUF4924 family protein, encoding MFVAQELRKKSIAEYLLYMWQIEDIIRAYGCSLPVIKKNYVDRFDFTPEQREEELDWFGNLIRMMNEEGKREGGHLNINKVILKDVIDLHGMLLQSTKFPIYNAEYYKVLPFIVELRQRGDKDLNEIETCLDALYGVMMLRLQKKEITPETERAIKEITVFIGLLSDYYIKDRTEGLKFDDDDM
- a CDS encoding peptide chain release factor 3 produces the protein MNEIERRRTFAIISHPDAGKTTLTEKFLLFGGQIQVAGAVKNNKIRKTATSDWMDIEKQRGISVSTSVMEFDYLPAGQEGEPYKVNILDTPGHQDFCEDTYRTLTAVDSAIIVVDSAKGVEAQTRKLMEVCRMRNTPVIIFINKMDREGRDPFDVLDELEEELKIKVRPLSWPIGQGARFKGVYNIYEHQLNLFTPNKQRVTEKVEVDIQSSELDERVGEREAAQLREELELVDGVYPKFEEETYRSAEVAPVFFGSALNNFGVQELLDCFVHIAPSPRPTQADERLVKPEEPKFSGFIFKITANIDPNHRSCIAFCKICSGKFVRNQPYYHVRLDKNVRFSSPTQFMAQRKSTIDEAYPGDIVGLPDNGIFKIGDTLTEGEKMHFRGLPSFSPLLFKYIENDDPMKNKQFQKGLEQLMNEGVAQLFVNQFNGRRIVGTVGQLQFEVIQYRLENEYNAKCRWEPVHLHKACWIEADDEKELENFKKRKYQYMAKDIEGRDVFLADSGYVLSMAQQDFEHIKFHFTSEF